The sequence below is a genomic window from Terriglobia bacterium.
GTGCCCATGGGTTTCGAAGATCGAATGGAGTGCTTCCCGATTCTCGTAAGTTGAGAGCGCAGGTTCGGGATCCGCATCCGGTCCGGGACGAAGGACGCACCACCCTGGTGTGAGGCCGGCGGTCGATCGGCGGGCCAAGCGGCTGTCGCGGGAGGAACAGGGTGCCGAAACAAGTCGTGTTCTTGATCCACGGCGTGGGCGTTCACCCGGCGAATTGGTGGAACGGCGTTGTCGAGCAGATCGATCAGCTCGGGAGCCGCTACGCGACCGTCAGCGCTCCGCCGAGCAAGCAAGTCGATTTCGTCGGGATCACGTACGACGATGTCTTCGACGCGCAGCTCCAGCGATGGGACCAGGACCTCGCACAACTGAAGGCGAGCGCGCTGTTCCCCCAGGTCAAGGACGCGCTCTCCTGGTTGGACGGTGCAACCGAAGGCAGCTTCGTCTGGACCTACATCGGAGATGTCGTTCTCTTCCTCGTGGAGGTCACGCGCATGGCCGTCGTGGCCAGGGTCACCGCGGCGCTGGCGGACGTGATCTCCAAGAAGAGCGACGGCGACACGGAATTCTCGATCATCGCGCACAGCCTCGGCACGGCCGTGGCGATGGAGGCCGTGAACGCGCTGGCGACCCCCGCCCCGGGCATCGGCTGGCCCGGCCTGCCGCCGGGTTTCCTGTTTCGCGAAATCGTCATGGTCGCAAATACGAGTCGGCTCCTGCAGCGCAAGGGACTGCAGGCCTACACGGAGAGCCGACTGCTTCCTAAGAGGTACGCGGCGAACGGCCTGTGCGTTACCTATCGCAACGTCTTCCATCGCTTGGACCCGATCCCCTGGGTCCGCGGCTTCGACCTGCAGGCGAACGAGTCCAGCGGTTACTTCCGCTTCGCCGTCGAGCATTACTACGCCCGGAACATCCACAGCATCGAGCACTACCTCGAGCACCCGGCCGTGCATGGGCCCATTCTGCGCCTCCCCGACCCGAACAACCTCCCCGCGAATGATCTCAAGGCGGCCATTGACCAGTACTACGGCGTCAAGCGGTTCGGCGGAGAGTTCGAGAAGGTCGCCGAGGTGGATCAGTACATCGACGAACTCAAGTCCATCCCGAAACCGGATCCCGAGAACGAGACGGAGCTCGTCAACCAACTTCGCTACGTCGTCGACGCCCTGAAGTCGATGCTGTAGGGGCGATATGCGGAAGAACGCTCTCACTCGGCTCATCGTGCCCCTGAGCCTCGGACTCGTCTTGGCCGCGGCCGTGGGAACCGCGCGCGCCGACGACTGCGCCGGCCTCGATGTCGCGAAGAAGACCGTCTGCGATGAGGCCGCCAGACAGATCCGGATCCTCGAGTCGAGCTGGCCGACCGCGGCGAAGACGGGACAGCCGTGCGCGCCCGCGCGGGTCATCCTCAGGCTCGGCGGGCTGGTCGGCGGCCTCAAGTCGGCCGGGCCGTACCTCGCGCTCGAGTTCGCAGCCCACACGGACTCGATTCCCTACGACGGGAGCACGTACAGTCGAAGCGTTCTTTTCCTGGCAGAGGACGACGAGGTCGAACTCTCCGCGGAGAACGGACTTCCCCTCGATTCGAGACCGTCCGGCACGTGTCTCGCGCGCGATGACGAACGAACGGCGATCACCGAGGCCGCCCGGGCGGTCGAGACCGCGGTCACGGGTTACAACAAGCCGGCCCTCAGTCAGGGAGCCGCCCAGCTGAAGAAGCTGAGCGACACCTGGATGTGGGTGATCACGGACGGATTCGGCCAGTTCCCGTGGGAGCGCGTGTTCAACGATCTCGTCCACCGGAGGCCGCTTTCCATCTACAGGCTCCCGACGATCGAGTGGGTGCTCCTCCACCCGTCGGTGGGCGCCGAGATCACGGGCGGCTCGGACTTCTCGGAAACCCGCGCGAAGGGGGCTCTTTTCATCGAGCCTCTCGGGTTCGTGCGATACCGGTTCCGCCTCGACCAGCAGAAACGGCACTACCTGGGGGCGTCTCTCCTGTTGGTCCTTCGCGAGGAGCTCTCCCCGGGATACGGCGCCCTCTTCCGCTACGACAGGTATTCGGTCGGTGTCGTAAGACACACGAGCGCGTCGGCCTCGGGAACGGGCCGCGATCCTACGTGGGGCGTCACCGCGACCGTCGAGCTGCTCGAGCGACTCCAAGCGGCACGTACGAAGTTGAAGACCGCCGAGCAGCGGGCGCGAAGCTACTGACCGGAGCGCGAGGAGCCGAGCGGTGCGACCTCGGCTCGCTGCCGAACTCGGCTCCCTGTCCCCTCGCCGCCGGAATATCGAGCACCGCCCTGGCGCGGCGCAGCAGCGAGCCGTTGGCGGGGCTGTGAAGCGATGTCCCCGAAGCGACTGGAGCCCTTCGTCGAGGCGATCGACGTCGTCCCGATCCCGCTTTCCGGCGCACGAGAGACGAGGCGGGTCGAAAGAGAGGGGAGGGGGTGTAGAGTTCGCCCAGGATCCGAGTACAGGGGGACCGCTCCATGCGACCGTCACGTCGCCTCGCCTGGATCGTCTTCGGGATCGCGCTTTCCGCGGCAGCTGCGGCGGCAGCGCCGCCGCCGGGGTACGTCTCGGAGACCCTTCCGAACGGCCTCCGCGTCTCGATCCTTCAGGACTCCACGATGCCGATCGTGGCGACCCAGGTGTGGTACCACGTGGGCTCGGCGAACGAGGAGCCTCGGACACGGGGCGTCGCCCACCTGTTCGAGCATCTCATGTTCGGCGGGACCGCGGCGCACCCGAAGCGCGCGGTCTGGGACCACCACGAGAGGTTCGGAGGGTACGTCAACGCCTACACGTCGTTCGACGAGACGGTCTACGTTTCGACGATACCACCCGCAGGTCACCTCCCCCTGCTCGACCTCGAAGCCGACCGGATGGTGAACCTGTCCCTCACGGACGAGAACCTCGCGAACGAGAAGCGGATCGTCACCGAAGAGCTGCGGCTCTCGACCGAGAACGACCCGATGAGCCGGCTCTTCACCGAGGCGCTGAAGAGGATCTTCGGCGAGCACCCGTACTCCCTCTCCCCCGTCGGGACCAAGGAGGACATCGCCGCCGCGACCCTCGAGCACGCGCGCGACTTCTACGAGCGCTACTATCGGCCGCGCAACGCCCATCTCGTCGTCGTGGGCCCGGTGGACGCACCCGCCGTGCTCGCACGAATCCGGGAGGTGTTCGGACCGCTGCCCGCCGACGGAATCACCCCCGGGGACGTCCCGCCGCTCGACACGTGGAAGTACCCCGGCACCCTCGATCTCAAGGAGGACCTGCCGCCCGCCGAGATCGCCGTGGCCGGATTCCCCCTGCCACCGCCGACGCACCCCGACCACGCGGCCCTGCTCCTCGTCCAGGAGCTCCTCGCGGGCGGCTCCCTCGACCCGTTCGAGGACGAGCTGGTTCGCAAGCGGAACCGGGCGGTGTACGCGAATACACTGATCGAGTCGATGCGGCGGGGCGGGCTGTTGCTGTTCTTCTCGGCGAGCCTGCCGTACCGTCGCGAGAAGACGGCGTTCCGCCATCTCGACGAGGCGCTCACGGCGCTGGGTCGCTTCGAGTGGCTCGACGAGGAGCGCTTCAGGGCGGCGAAGAAGGCTCTGGCCCGGGAAGAGCAGACGCGGGTCTTCTTCGCGGACCAGGTCGCCTCGGAGATCGGGAGGGCGGCCTGGTGGGAGGGTGACGAGGCGCGCGCTTTCGACGGCGCCGCCCGAATCGAGAACGTGACCCGCGCCGAGGTCGAGGCCGCGTTCCGCAAGTACGTCCTCGATGCGAAGCCGATCCGGCTCTACGTCCGGCCGGAGCACGTCCCGCTCTACGTCCGGCTCTTCGGCTGGCTCTACCCCCTCTTCGGAGGCCGGTGATGGAAGACTCCCTCGGACGTTCCCTCGTCAGGCTATCTCGCGCGGGAGCGATCGCGGCGCTCGCGCTCCTCGCATTCCCGGCCGCCTCGATCGACACCGTTCAGGAATGGCAGGTGGACGAGAGCACGACGGGCCTTCTGGTCGAGGACCACCGAGCGCCCGTCGTCTCCATTCGCCTCGAGTTCGCCGCGGGAACCTGGAGCCCGTGGGTCGAGGAGCACGACGCTGGCGTGGCGTTCGAACTGCAGCTCCGCGACTCGAAGGGGGACCTCCGCCGCAGGGCCGACCGCCTGGCGGCCGGGCTCTCGCTGTCGACCGGAGCACGCTCCGCGACGATGTTCCTGACCTGCGGCAAGGAGGATCTCCCCGCCGCGCTCGAGCTCGTGCGGGACGTCCTAAGGGGTGTCGACCTGGACCGGAAGGCGCTCTCCCGGCTCCGGCAGGAGATGAAGATCAACTGGCAAGCTGCCCTCAAGAACCCGCAGTTCGTTCTCCGTCAAGCGGGTGTGCGCCTGCTGTTCCGCGAGGACGACCCGCGCCGCCGCCCGTCGGAGAGACCGAAGCTTCCGGGAAAGGACCTCGAAAAGCTACTCGCGGCGCGCGACGCTCTCGTGCGGATTCCCGGGCGCGTCGTCGGCTTCGCGGGCGACCTCGGCCTCGAGGAGGCGCGCCGTGTCGCCCAGGGGCTCCTGCCCCGTGCCGGGAACGAGCCGGCCGGGATGAGGCCCGCTTTCGGTCCGGTCGCGCCTGCCGACCGCAGGCCCCGCGAGGCGACGGTCCGGCTTCCCCGGCTCACGCAGGTTTATTTCGCGTACGGGCGCGACTCGCTCGGCTGGCTCGACCCCGATTACGCGGCGGCGCTCATCGCCGACCATGCGCTCGGCGGCCACTTCAACTCGCGCCTCATGGTCGCGCTGCGCCAGGAATCCGGAGACACCTACGGCGCCGACGTGTCCGATGACGACGATCTCGATCCCGGGGTCTACGCGATCGGGACCTTCACGCGCACCGACAACGCCGAGGCGACCGAGCGCAGGATCCGGGACGTCCTCGCG
It includes:
- a CDS encoding insulinase family protein — protein: MEDSLGRSLVRLSRAGAIAALALLAFPAASIDTVQEWQVDESTTGLLVEDHRAPVVSIRLEFAAGTWSPWVEEHDAGVAFELQLRDSKGDLRRRADRLAAGLSLSTGARSATMFLTCGKEDLPAALELVRDVLRGVDLDRKALSRLRQEMKINWQAALKNPQFVLRQAGVRLLFREDDPRRRPSERPKLPGKDLEKLLAARDALVRIPGRVVGFAGDLGLEEARRVAQGLLPRAGNEPAGMRPAFGPVAPADRRPREATVRLPRLTQVYFAYGRDSLGWLDPDYAAALIADHALGGHFNSRLMVALRQESGDTYGADVSDDDDLDPGVYAIGTFTRTDNAEATERRIRDVLAKFHAEGITEEERAMAAGNVTGRRAFLRQSPGQILATAMTERRHGLPYGFFDRQAEKAAALPLDEINTFIRRFYDPGRLTMLTLRPE
- a CDS encoding insulinase family protein; this translates as MRPSRRLAWIVFGIALSAAAAAAAPPPGYVSETLPNGLRVSILQDSTMPIVATQVWYHVGSANEEPRTRGVAHLFEHLMFGGTAAHPKRAVWDHHERFGGYVNAYTSFDETVYVSTIPPAGHLPLLDLEADRMVNLSLTDENLANEKRIVTEELRLSTENDPMSRLFTEALKRIFGEHPYSLSPVGTKEDIAAATLEHARDFYERYYRPRNAHLVVVGPVDAPAVLARIREVFGPLPADGITPGDVPPLDTWKYPGTLDLKEDLPPAEIAVAGFPLPPPTHPDHAALLLVQELLAGGSLDPFEDELVRKRNRAVYANTLIESMRRGGLLLFFSASLPYRREKTAFRHLDEALTALGRFEWLDEERFRAAKKALAREEQTRVFFADQVASEIGRAAWWEGDEARAFDGAARIENVTRAEVEAAFRKYVLDAKPIRLYVRPEHVPLYVRLFGWLYPLFGGR